The following proteins come from a genomic window of Frankia casuarinae:
- a CDS encoding MaoC family dehydratase, giving the protein MQFGRYFEEFEVGAVYKHWPGKTVTEYDDHLFCLLTMNHHPLHLDSHFAEETTQFKRNVVVGNYVYSLLLGMSVADVSGKAIANLEVESLRHVKPVFHGDTIYGESTVLDKVESKSKDDRGIVTVETRGYNQDGVLVCIYRRKVMVPKRAYGEARGGEQPGRPEPRTEG; this is encoded by the coding sequence ATGCAGTTCGGGCGTTACTTCGAGGAGTTCGAGGTAGGTGCGGTTTACAAGCACTGGCCGGGCAAGACGGTCACCGAGTACGACGACCATCTCTTCTGCCTGCTCACGATGAACCATCATCCGTTGCACCTGGACTCTCATTTCGCCGAGGAGACCACTCAGTTCAAACGGAACGTCGTCGTCGGGAACTACGTTTACTCCCTGCTGCTGGGAATGTCGGTGGCCGACGTATCCGGGAAGGCGATCGCCAACCTGGAAGTCGAGTCGCTACGGCACGTGAAGCCGGTGTTCCACGGTGACACGATCTACGGCGAGTCCACCGTCCTGGACAAGGTCGAGTCGAAGAGCAAGGACGACCGCGGGATCGTCACCGTCGAAACCCGCGGTTACAACCAGGACGGCGTCCTTGTCTGCATCTACCGCCGCAAGGTCATGGTGCCCAAGCGGGCCTACGGCGAGGCACGCGGCGGCGAGCAGCCTGGCCGGCCGGAACCCCGGACGGAAGGCTGA